From the genome of Ictalurus punctatus breed USDA103 chromosome 28, Coco_2.0, whole genome shotgun sequence, one region includes:
- the LOC108259977 gene encoding UDP-glucuronosyltransferase 2A1 isoform X3: MYWDFEYPRPLLPNFKFVGGLHCKPAKPLPKDMEDFVQSSGDDGIVVFSMGSVVKNLTKEKANTIASALGQIPQKVLWRYTGEKPEALASNTRLYDWIPQNDLLGHPKTKAFITHGGLNGIYEAIYHGVPMVGLPLFADQPDNVNHMKTKGAAVMLDFNKIETNDLKQAVDDVINNPSYKESMMRLSRIHHDQPMKPLDQAVFWIEFVMRNKGAKHLRVEAHNLTWYQYHCLDVAAFLLSIITLAVFILVKTCSCFFRKCSRKTATKSKKE, from the exons ATGTATTGGGACTTTGAATATCCACGGCCACTCCTCCCAAACTTCAAATTTGTGGGTGGCTTACATTGCAAGCCTGCAAAACCTCTACCAAAA GACATGGAGGACTTCGTGCAGAGCTCGGGAGATGACGGTATTGTAGTGTTTTCAATGGGTTCCGTAGTAAAAAACCTCACCAAAGAGAAAGCGAACACCATCGCTTCAGCGCTCGGCCAGATTCCCCAAAAG GTCTTGTGGCGATACACAGGCGAGAAACCAGAAGCTCTTGCTTCTAATACTAGACTCTATGACTGGATTCCCCAGAATGATTTACTAG GACATCCTAAAACCAAGGCCTTCATCACCCATGGTGGGCTTAATGGAATATATGAAGCGATTTATCATGGAGTTCCCATGGTGGGCCTGCCGCTGTTTGCGGATCAGCCTGACAATGTAAATCACATGAAAACCAAAGGAGCTGCTGTTATGCTTGACTTCAACAAAATAGAGACTAACGACTTGAAGCAGGCTGTCGATGATGTCATTAACAATCCATC CTACAAGGAGAGCATGATGAGGCTATCCCGAATCCACCATGATCAACCAATGAAGCCACTAGACCAGGCCGTCTTCTGGATTGAGTTTGTGATGCGCAataagggggccaagcacctgAGAGTTGAAGCTCATAACCTCACATGGTATCAGTACCACTGCTTGGATGTAGCAGCCTTTTTGCTCTCTATAATAACACTGGCCGTGTTCATCTTGGTGAAAACGTGCAGTTGCTTCTTTCGCAAATGTTCCAGAAAGACCGCAACAAAGAGCAAGAAAGAGTGA
- the LOC108259977 gene encoding UDP-glucuronosyltransferase 2A1 isoform X2, with amino-acid sequence MLLYIGHTIMIILHKMLIFDKQLTKITGKPTTICETIGKADIWLIRMYWDFEYPRPLLPNFKFVGGLHCKPAKPLPKDMEDFVQSSGDDGIVVFSMGSVVKNLTKEKANTIASALGQIPQKVLWRYTGEKPEALASNTRLYDWIPQNDLLGHPKTKAFITHGGLNGIYEAIYHGVPMVGLPLFADQPDNVNHMKTKGAAVMLDFNKIETNDLKQAVDDVINNPSYKESMMRLSRIHHDQPMKPLDQAVFWIEFVMRNKGAKHLRVEAHNLTWYQYHCLDVAAFLLSIITLAVFILVKTCSCFFRKCSRKTATKSKKE; translated from the exons ATGCTATTATACATCGGACACACGATAATGATCATACTTCACAAAATGTTAATCTTTGATAAACAACTCACCAAAATAACCG GTAAACCCACAACAATATGTGAAACTATTGGCAAAGCTGACATCTGGTTAATCCGCATGTATTGGGACTTTGAATATCCACGGCCACTCCTCCCAAACTTCAAATTTGTGGGTGGCTTACATTGCAAGCCTGCAAAACCTCTACCAAAA GACATGGAGGACTTCGTGCAGAGCTCGGGAGATGACGGTATTGTAGTGTTTTCAATGGGTTCCGTAGTAAAAAACCTCACCAAAGAGAAAGCGAACACCATCGCTTCAGCGCTCGGCCAGATTCCCCAAAAG GTCTTGTGGCGATACACAGGCGAGAAACCAGAAGCTCTTGCTTCTAATACTAGACTCTATGACTGGATTCCCCAGAATGATTTACTAG GACATCCTAAAACCAAGGCCTTCATCACCCATGGTGGGCTTAATGGAATATATGAAGCGATTTATCATGGAGTTCCCATGGTGGGCCTGCCGCTGTTTGCGGATCAGCCTGACAATGTAAATCACATGAAAACCAAAGGAGCTGCTGTTATGCTTGACTTCAACAAAATAGAGACTAACGACTTGAAGCAGGCTGTCGATGATGTCATTAACAATCCATC CTACAAGGAGAGCATGATGAGGCTATCCCGAATCCACCATGATCAACCAATGAAGCCACTAGACCAGGCCGTCTTCTGGATTGAGTTTGTGATGCGCAataagggggccaagcacctgAGAGTTGAAGCTCATAACCTCACATGGTATCAGTACCACTGCTTGGATGTAGCAGCCTTTTTGCTCTCTATAATAACACTGGCCGTGTTCATCTTGGTGAAAACGTGCAGTTGCTTCTTTCGCAAATGTTCCAGAAAGACCGCAACAAAGAGCAAGAAAGAGTGA